A genomic region of Papaver somniferum cultivar HN1 chromosome 7, ASM357369v1, whole genome shotgun sequence contains the following coding sequences:
- the LOC113295480 gene encoding rRNA-processing protein EFG1-like produces the protein MLAEDEFRSHDDNVTPDSDADEVESAWKPLERRIKPHESGMRVERLVRADFRAECEEDEYLDAMYADPENQLEEVLSEDSDDDFEEELEEDDTDDDDREDDDESDESDD, from the coding sequence ATGTTAGCAGAAGACGAATTTCGATCCCATGATGATAATGTAACTCCTGATTCAGATGCAGACGAGGTTGAGTCTGCTTGGAAACCTCTTGAGCGCAGGATCAAACCACATGAATCCGGTATGAGAGTTGAACGGTTGGTTAGAGCGGATTTCCGAGCcgaatgtgaagaagatgaatatttagACGCAATGTATgctgatcctgaaaatcaattgGAAGAAGTCCTCAGTGAAGATTCTGATGATGATTTCGAGGAAGAGCTGGAAGAAGATGATACGGATGATGATGATCGTGAAGACGATGATGAATCCGATGAATCTGATGACTAG